A DNA window from bacterium contains the following coding sequences:
- a CDS encoding IPT/TIG domain-containing protein, producing MQTRSLLTLLTLACLVGCQVGDPLSSANGKGPDQVAPSTVPSLSGTLQLPERTTLAVPADVLTAATVTLINPASNQAVTSALTDASGNFTIQFSGNFNPGIGSTYVLEAFKGLGSNAPGYYAPRFRTIIQLTAGGWTSITGTSIYINALTTAIAIESALDGTNVAAASTIAKITPPATLVTNAFAPHHPDAEVYQLASDISNYLTNNLDPLLSVSAVQPSVTSFNPTSGGAGTIVTLYGKGFNAVPGSTTVTFNGVPANVIYVAPRLDTPGQSRLAVICPPAFNTGKIEISTPVGTASTATNFTTNVPTLSGLSIATGSVGNTVTITGTNFDLNASNDIVRFNGMLAPVTAATATTLTCQVPVGASTGNVVVTTNAGPSNGLQFTVHPVISSLSRPSGPLGSTVVITGYNFDGATPFNNQVRFNGTLATVTASTPTSITCTVPPGATSGPLTVTVGAEASTAVTFYVVPNLSGNGTL from the coding sequence ATGCAAACAAGAAGCCTCTTGACGCTCCTCACGCTCGCCTGCCTGGTCGGTTGCCAGGTGGGTGATCCGCTCTCGTCGGCGAACGGCAAGGGGCCCGATCAGGTCGCCCCGAGCACGGTGCCGAGCCTGAGCGGTACCTTGCAGCTGCCCGAGCGCACGACGCTCGCGGTGCCCGCTGACGTGCTGACGGCCGCCACGGTCACGCTCATCAACCCGGCTTCGAACCAGGCGGTCACCTCGGCGTTGACCGATGCTTCTGGTAACTTCACCATCCAGTTCTCCGGCAACTTCAACCCCGGCATCGGCAGCACCTACGTGCTCGAGGCCTTCAAGGGCCTGGGCAGCAACGCCCCTGGCTACTACGCGCCGCGCTTTAGGACCATCATCCAGCTGACGGCGGGCGGCTGGACGAGCATCACCGGCACCTCGATCTACATCAACGCCCTGACGACCGCGATCGCCATCGAGAGCGCCCTGGACGGCACCAACGTGGCGGCGGCGAGCACCATCGCCAAGATCACCCCGCCGGCGACGCTCGTGACCAACGCCTTTGCGCCCCACCACCCGGACGCCGAGGTGTACCAGCTCGCCAGCGACATCAGCAACTACCTGACCAATAACCTGGACCCCCTGCTCAGCGTCAGCGCGGTGCAGCCGAGCGTCACCTCGTTCAACCCCACCTCGGGCGGCGCAGGGACCATCGTGACCCTCTACGGCAAGGGCTTCAACGCGGTGCCGGGCAGCACCACCGTGACCTTCAACGGGGTGCCCGCCAACGTCATCTACGTGGCCCCGCGCCTCGACACCCCGGGGCAGAGCCGGTTGGCGGTCATCTGCCCGCCCGCCTTCAACACGGGCAAGATCGAGATTTCGACCCCGGTCGGCACCGCCTCGACGGCGACCAACTTCACCACCAACGTGCCCACCCTCTCGGGCCTGAGCATCGCGACCGGCTCGGTGGGCAACACCGTGACCATCACCGGTACCAACTTCGACCTGAACGCGAGCAACGACATCGTGCGCTTCAACGGCATGCTCGCCCCGGTCACCGCGGCGACCGCGACCACGCTCACCTGCCAGGTGCCCGTGGGGGCCAGCACCGGCAACGTGGTGGTGACCACCAACGCGGGCCCGAGCAACGGCCTGCAATTCACGGTCCACCCGGTGATTTCGAGCCTCAGCCGCCCCTCGGGGCCCCTCGGCTCCACGGTCGTCATCACCGGCTACAACTTCGACGGGGCGACCCCCTTCAACAACCAGGTGCGCTTCAACGGGACGCTCGCGACCGTGACCGCCTCGACCCCGACCTCGATCACCTGCACCGTGCCGCCAGGGGCCACCAGCGGCCCCCTGACGGTCACCGTCGGCGCCGAGGCCAGCACCGCCGTCACCTTCTACGTCGTGCCGAACCTGTCCGGCAACGGCACGCTGTAA